A stretch of Pangasianodon hypophthalmus isolate fPanHyp1 chromosome 9, fPanHyp1.pri, whole genome shotgun sequence DNA encodes these proteins:
- the zgc:158398 gene encoding transmembrane protein 248, which translates to MYCTMARWQPLTTLRSRIIHHPPVAVFFMCLLVLAGAFISIGIYSQNHDIRNPDINMDWNQMLGSLADLKFCTQLNDTALLNEKPDMYSPPLVDHADELINNTQQKSDIISVFLLVPLTHVGDYLDHNSISTSLLGSQLGLKGSAGKQSLNISLFLEIQTRLSATDSALIQKPSNMQTKPQSYNSCLKITAPRHILPQTPSPPQCPSNKNLENNRSPVRTFAIQSSKKSSNAPSCLSLKFTPDPKLTVLLTQDEKALVRYHLLMATIVLLALCIMMCLCGTLTCSKSRHQLANDPQKETLLR; encoded by the exons ATGTACTGCACTATGGCTCGATGGCAACCCCTCACAACACTGAGGAGTCGAATTATACATCATCCACCTGTGGCTGTGTTTTTCATGTGCCTGCTGGTCCTAGCTGGAGCTTTCATTAGCATTGGGATATACTCACAAAACCATGACATCAGGAATCCAGACATTAACATG gactGGAATCAGATGCTGGGCTCTCTTGCAGATTTGAAGTTCTGCACACAGTTAAATGATACAGCTCTTTTAAACGAGAAGCCGGATATGTACTCACCTCCACTGGTAGATCATGCAGATGAACTGATCAACAATACACAACAAAAAAGTGACATTATTAGCGTCTTTCTGCTAGTTCCTCTAACGCATGTTGGAGATTACCTAGATCACAACAGCATTAGTACCTCGTTACTGGGAAGCCAGTTAGGCCTGAAAG GTTCTGCTGGGAAACAGTCATTAAATATATCGCTGTTCTTGGAGATACAGACTCGTCTATCAGCCACTGATTCTGCACTTATCCAAAAGCCCTCTAACATGCAAACAAAACCCCAGTCCTACAATTCTTGTCTGAAGATTACCGCTCCACGGCACATTCTGCCTCAAACTCC GTCACCACCACAATGCCCTTCTAATAAAAACCTGGAGAACAACAGATCTCCTGTGAGGACATTTGCTATACAATCAAGTAAGAAGAGCTCTAATGCGCCATCCTGCCTCAGCTTGAAGTTCACGCCTGACCCCAAACTGACTGTCCTACTCACTCAG GATGAAAAAGCTCTTGTTAGATATCACCTGCTGATGGCTACCATTGTGCTGCTGGCTCTCTGCATCATGATGTGTCTTTGTGGAACTCTTACCTGCTCCAAATCACGCCATCAACTTGCAAATGATCCTCAaaag GAAACTCTGCTGCGGTGA